The Garra rufa chromosome 23, GarRuf1.0, whole genome shotgun sequence genome includes a region encoding these proteins:
- the wscd1b gene encoding sialate:O-sulfotransferase 1 — protein MAKPFYRLQHFLRRAQLLLFFLGVAYIMAGSVLLLQRSSVVTFQRETDTAALPSLPAPPRSLEVPAARWLYRRTIIQEMENQPLDQTDNRKNQKHLISRNLEIRHLRRHWFNGNAEQKSSSEHNLSHKKVRLKGTYIGCFINNETEHALGGTVLYDFRKMTSALCQDTCSESGFRYAGLEYGAECHCGNRVCARRARGDDCNLDCRGEKGSPCGGVGRMSVYRVEDRLPGQKRYRTVHYHGCYKKPKNSTADVPIQTSGPTHMPQQCIETCTDQDLPLALLKGQDCFCSHVPFFYTIQMSEKEYMCERSNQTNHTSPYDLDYYWVYSTPVLDATCKERRFLHQRSSTLVALSSFPGAGNTWLRHLIELATGFYTGSYYFDGSLYNKGFKGEKDYWQSGRVICVKTHESGQREIEMFDSAILLMRNPYRSLMAEFNRKCAGHLGYASDVHWRSKEWSEFVDSYSSWWVSHALAWLRFARSLLVVHFENLQKDLVPQLKTITAFLNTSIPEDRLLCTENNRDGHFKRSGSRSLTFDPFTLEMRARIDEYIHTVDKALRDRNLSGLPQEYMPR, from the exons ATGGCCAAGCCATTCTACAGACTACAGCACTTTTTAAGGCGGGCTCAGCTGCTTTTGTTTTTTCTGGGTGTGGCTTACATCATGGCGGGAAGCGTGTTACTGCTTCAGCGCTCCAGTGTGGTAACATTTCAGAGAGAAACCGATACCGCGGCACTGCCTTCTCTACCAGCGCCACCTAGATCCCTGGAGGTACCTGCTGCCAGGTGGTTGTATAGGAGGACCATCATCCAAGAGATGGAGAACCAACCTCTTGATCAGACAGACAACAGAAAGAACCAGAAGCACCTCATATCTCGTAACCTGGAGATCAGGCATTTGAGACGCCACTGGTTCAATGGTAATGCAGAACAGAAAAGCTCTTCTGAACATAATCTCTCACACAAGAAAGTCAGACTTAAAG GGACCTACATTGGATGCTTTATAAACAATGAAACGGAGCACGCACTCGGCGGGACCGTTCTATACGACTTCCGCAAAATGACCAGCGCCTTGTGTCAGGACACCTGCTCTGAGAG TGGGTTCCGGTACGCTGGGCTGGAGTATGGAGCGGAGTGCCACTGTGGAAACCGGGTTTGTGCCCGGCGGGCTCGGGGTGATGACTGCAATCTGGATTGCCGCGGAGAGAAGGGATCCCCCTGCGGAGGGGTGGGACGCATGTCCGTTTACAGAGTTGAGGATCGACTTCCAGGACAAAAGAGAT ACAGAACTGTGCATTACCACGGCTGTTACAAGAAGCCAAAGAACTCTACCGCTGACGTCCCGATCCAGACCTCTGGGCCGACACACATGCCTCAGCAGTGTATCGAGACCTGTACAGATCAG GACCTGCCATTGGCCCTTTTAAAAGGGCAGGATTGTTTCTGCAGCCATGTCCCATTTTTCTACACAATCCAGATGAGTGAAAAGGAATACATGTGTGAGAGGAGCAACCAAACAAACCACACTTCTCCTTATGACCTGGACTACTACTGGGTGTACAGTACTCCTGTTCTAG ATGCAACATGCAAAGAAAGAAGATTTCTACACCAGAGATCCAGCACTCTTGTGGCCCTGTCCAGCTTTCCAGGGGCAGGAAACACCTGGTTACGTCACCTGATTGAACTCGCCACTGGATTCTACACTGGCAGCTATTACTTTGACGGATCACTGTACAACAAAG GATTTAAAGGAGAGAAGGATTACTGGCAGAGTGGGAGAGTTATCTGCGTCAAGACTCACGAAAGTGGCCAGCGAGAGATCGAAATGTTTGACTCCGCCATCCTGCTGATGCGAAACCCCTATCGTTCTCTAATGGCAGAGTTCAACCGCAAGTGTGCCGGACACCTGGGCTACGCGTCAGATGTTCACTGGAGAAGCAAAG agtgGTCTGAGTTTGTGGACAGTTATTCGTCCTGGTGGGTGTCTCACGCTTTGGCCTGGTTGAGGTTTGCCCGCAGCCTTCTGGTGGTACACTTTGAAAACCTACAGAAAGATCTAGTCCCTCAGCTAAAGACCATCACTGCTTTCCTGAACACCAGCATTCCTGAGGACAGACTTCTGTGCACAGAGAACAACAGAGACGGCCATTTCAAACGCTCTGGATCTCGTAGCCTGACCTTTGACCCCTTCACCCTCGAGATGAGAGCTCGTATAGATGAATACATCCACACGGTAGATAAAGCCCTCAGAGACAGAAACCTCAGTGGCCTACCACAGGAGTACATGCCCAGGTGA